In Pelosinus sp. UFO1, one genomic interval encodes:
- the larC gene encoding nickel pincer cofactor biosynthesis protein LarC — MQALYLDCFAGISGNMLLGALLNAGLPEEILREQLSLLPVDGYHLTIEKVNKNGISAVYVDVKLHTHDHHGHGHHHHRHLSTIFQIIDDSQLAPRIKDDSKKVFMLLAQAEAKVHGVTIEEIHFHEVGAVDAIIDIVGTVIGLNYFGIEAIYTSKLQVGKGFVKCCHGLMPIPAPATAELLKNIPYYNGEISKELVTPTGAAVISALGTDYGNMPENFTSKTIGYGAGTWDLEIPNVLRMHIGEIPEYIKTSETLLIEANIDDLSPQVFPYVMDKLLEIGVFDVWLTPIIMKKNRAATMLSILVSSNILDQVTTIIFEETSTIGLRYYSVERKMAKREIVTVALSWGEARAKISSYNEKVCSVTPEYEDCKSIAKQHKIPLKKVQQAVLDAAFNTIK, encoded by the coding sequence GTGCAAGCGCTTTATTTAGATTGTTTTGCCGGCATTAGTGGTAACATGTTATTAGGAGCATTATTAAATGCAGGTTTACCAGAGGAAATTCTAAGAGAACAGCTATCCCTTTTACCAGTCGACGGTTATCACTTAACTATTGAAAAAGTAAATAAGAATGGTATTAGTGCAGTATATGTAGATGTAAAATTACATACTCATGACCATCATGGGCATGGACATCATCATCATCGTCACTTATCTACTATATTTCAAATTATTGATGATTCTCAATTAGCACCAAGAATAAAAGATGATAGTAAGAAAGTTTTCATGTTGTTAGCCCAAGCAGAGGCTAAGGTACATGGTGTAACAATAGAGGAAATTCATTTTCATGAAGTTGGAGCCGTTGATGCGATTATCGATATTGTGGGCACCGTAATTGGACTTAATTATTTTGGAATTGAGGCCATTTATACTTCGAAATTACAAGTTGGCAAGGGTTTTGTAAAATGTTGCCATGGCCTAATGCCAATACCAGCACCAGCAACAGCAGAGCTGTTAAAAAACATTCCCTATTATAATGGGGAAATTAGCAAAGAATTAGTAACTCCGACAGGAGCAGCAGTAATTTCAGCATTAGGAACTGATTATGGAAATATGCCAGAGAATTTTACTAGCAAAACGATTGGTTATGGAGCAGGTACTTGGGATTTGGAGATTCCCAATGTTCTTAGGATGCATATAGGAGAAATACCTGAGTACATTAAGACGAGTGAAACTCTCCTCATAGAAGCAAATATTGATGATTTAAGCCCACAAGTTTTTCCGTATGTTATGGATAAGTTGCTAGAGATTGGTGTATTTGATGTCTGGTTAACTCCTATTATTATGAAAAAGAATCGTGCTGCTACTATGCTATCCATATTAGTATCAAGTAACATCTTAGATCAAGTGACTACAATTATATTTGAAGAAACGTCTACAATTGGACTAAGGTATTATTCGGTTGAACGAAAAATGGCAAAACGAGAAATTGTAACGGTAGCTCTATCTTGGGGTGAAGCTAGAGCGAAAATTAGTTCCTATAATGAAAAGGTGTGTAGCGTTACTCCTGAATATGAGGATTGTAAAAGTATAGCAAAACAACATAAAATCCCCTTGAAAAAAGTGCAGCAAGCAGTGCTAGACGCAGCCTTTAATACTATCAAGTAA
- the larB gene encoding nickel pincer cofactor biosynthesis protein LarB translates to MDIKNLRNVLEEFHASRLSLDEAVDKLKILPYEDLDFVKIDHHRMIRQGFPEVIFCQGKTAEQVATIMKSLSIHNQNVLATRATADMYSAVKKVVPDAQYYEVAKIIFVKHNTIEPDDERFILVMTAGTSDIPVAEEAAVTAEIMGNKVERVYDVGVAGIHRLFSQQQVIQRANVIIVAAGMEGALVSVVGGMVAKPVIALPTSVGYGASFNGLAALLSMLNSCAAGVSVVNIDNGFGAGRLASIINKMR, encoded by the coding sequence ATGGATATCAAGAACCTACGCAATGTATTAGAAGAATTTCATGCTAGTCGATTATCTTTGGATGAAGCAGTGGACAAGCTTAAAATTTTACCATATGAAGATTTAGATTTTGTAAAGATAGATCACCATCGTATGATTCGACAGGGATTTCCTGAAGTAATCTTTTGTCAAGGAAAGACAGCCGAGCAAGTGGCAACTATAATGAAAAGCTTATCGATACATAATCAAAATGTTTTAGCTACTAGAGCAACAGCGGATATGTATTCTGCTGTAAAAAAAGTTGTACCTGACGCACAGTATTATGAAGTAGCTAAAATAATTTTTGTTAAACATAATACCATCGAACCAGATGATGAACGATTTATACTAGTTATGACAGCAGGAACCAGTGATATTCCAGTAGCTGAGGAAGCTGCTGTTACTGCAGAGATTATGGGTAATAAAGTAGAACGTGTTTATGACGTCGGAGTAGCCGGCATTCATCGCTTATTTTCTCAGCAGCAGGTCATCCAAAGGGCGAATGTTATTATCGTCGCTGCAGGTATGGAGGGGGCTTTAGTCAGTGTCGTTGGGGGGATGGTTGCCAAGCCAGTCATAGCTTTACCTACTAGTGTTGGCTATGGTGCTAGCTTTAATGGTCTAGCAGCTTTATTAAGTATGTTAAATAGTTGTGCCGCCGGAGTATCCGTTGTGAATATTGATAATGGATTTGGTGCAGGACGATTGGCAAGTATTATTAATAAGATGAGGTGA
- a CDS encoding HD-GYP domain-containing protein, producing the protein MLNDVKAGMILAEDVIDQYGRILVASGMTLKNEIINLLIKHEIYSVYVCDHKFTNREINELRDLISMDTRLQLISNVENAFTSSDGLAKHLTQLQNYIEDIVSTLASNKDILMYLNDVNCASDYLFMHSVNVGIFSIIIGIAMELPYEELCILGMGGLLHDFGKTRITKTILDKQDKLTVEEFNEIKQHASLGYNVLKVDTQLDYRINFMALQHHERCDGSGYPWGIPKLQIHPLARIVAVADVYDALTTNRVYRSRLTSFEAMEIINKGNKVYFDENVIEAFNTVAIPYQIDSEVKLTNGLNGKVFGLNSSNLTRPLISTPIGIVNLLHEPNIGIIATSY; encoded by the coding sequence TTGTTAAATGATGTCAAAGCGGGAATGATTTTAGCAGAAGACGTAATTGATCAATATGGTAGAATACTTGTAGCGTCAGGAATGACATTAAAAAACGAAATAATTAATTTACTTATAAAACACGAAATTTATTCTGTTTATGTATGTGACCATAAGTTTACAAATCGTGAGATTAACGAACTTCGCGATTTAATAAGCATGGACACTAGGTTGCAGTTAATTTCTAATGTAGAAAACGCCTTTACCAGTTCTGACGGCTTAGCTAAACATTTAACACAATTGCAAAATTATATAGAAGACATTGTCTCTACATTAGCTAGTAATAAGGATATTCTAATGTATTTAAATGATGTTAACTGCGCAAGTGATTATTTGTTTATGCATAGTGTCAATGTAGGAATATTTTCTATCATTATTGGCATTGCAATGGAATTACCTTATGAAGAATTATGTATTTTAGGCATGGGCGGATTACTACATGACTTCGGAAAAACAAGAATTACAAAAACAATTCTTGATAAACAAGACAAATTAACTGTAGAAGAATTTAATGAAATTAAGCAACATGCATCCCTTGGCTATAATGTACTAAAAGTAGATACACAACTCGATTATCGTATTAATTTTATGGCATTACAGCATCATGAGCGATGCGACGGCAGCGGATATCCTTGGGGGATCCCAAAATTACAAATACATCCATTAGCAAGAATTGTTGCAGTGGCAGATGTTTATGATGCATTAACAACAAATCGAGTCTATCGTTCACGACTTACTTCATTTGAGGCAATGGAAATAATAAATAAAGGTAATAAAGTATATTTTGATGAAAATGTAATTGAAGCCTTCAATACAGTGGCTATTCCTTATCAGATTGATAGTGAAGTCAAACTTACCAATGGTTTAAATGGCAAAGTGTTCGGGCTTAATAGTAGTAATTTAACTCGTCCGCTCATTTCCACGCCAATTGGAATAGTGAATTTATTACATGAACCTAATATTGGGATCATTGCTACAAGTTACTAA
- a CDS encoding efflux RND transporter permease subunit has translation MIDTFIKRPVFTTMIVMLLVVFGLGAYPTLGIDLNPDVEFPIVTVTITYTGASPEEMESLITKPVEDAVSSVSGIKSLSSVSREGTSQVTLEFEFGTNPKLAANEIREKVAGVRKRLPDQIDEPVVQRFDITAQSIVYFSLASDTRSRGEIRKLAIDVVKDELQRMDGVAQVDVFGATDREIHIFIDPKKIESYNISFQQIRDAINDQNLNTPGGKVNEKGTELTVRTMGKYKSVDEIKNIIVANQDGRLITLKDVVTIEDGWAEERVYAHTNGTPSVIISVQKQSGTNTVDVAERVKRAMENMQTNVLPQDIKVSIVRDSSKYIRSSVEDVMVSLLFGGLLAVVITFLFLQNTRATMIGAIAIPTSIIATFFAMKVMGFTLNNMSLMGLSLAVGILIDDAIVVIENIFRHMEDGLSPMEAARVGTTEISLAVVATTLSILAVFVPVGNMGEIIGQFFKQFGITVAFAVAFSLFVAFTLTPTLAAYWLKNNHGESLQSRWSWLQKILDVWETGFLSLRDNYKLILQWALKRPKKLVALAVLSLFLNGLLLPFIGVEFQPTYDSGEFNVMLTASSGTSMEKMKELVEPIEKEVLSIPELESAFVLIGTNRQLNKVNIGIRLIDSADRSRSMSQIMDQLRIKFRTVQNLKVAVQSNQGMGRGDSRPVQVGIRGPELEVLNRSAFDLAEAIKQISGTTDVDISSDQSEPEVQVKLDPVRAAELGINSTIAGEVIQMAFLGITTKNQYNVADSDYDIRVQMQPSNRLSMSDVANLRISSKTGGFVRLADIANVKFSSGPTQIDRESRQRQVIVYANTVGVSTGEVLTKIKEIIPSINLPLGYTYKFVGQAQMMQDSFKEIGKALLLAIVLIYMVLAAEFESFIHPLTIMLSLPFSLVGAVLGLLISGKTINMMSLIGIIMLMGLVTKNAILLIDHTIQLRNNGMSIQDALVEAGVLRLRPILMTTMAMIFGMMPVALGLGAGAELRSSMGVVLIGGLITSTFLTLIIVPLVYFLIDQMQQSFKKSKTEKNINL, from the coding sequence ATGATTGATACATTTATTAAGCGGCCTGTATTTACTACGATGATCGTCATGCTACTCGTAGTATTTGGTTTAGGTGCTTATCCTACCTTGGGAATTGATTTAAACCCAGATGTTGAGTTTCCTATTGTTACTGTAACCATAACTTACACAGGTGCTTCACCAGAAGAAATGGAAAGCCTAATTACTAAACCAGTGGAAGACGCAGTTAGTTCCGTTTCCGGAATAAAATCTTTATCCTCAGTTTCTCGTGAAGGTACCTCTCAAGTCACTTTGGAATTTGAGTTTGGAACAAATCCAAAATTAGCGGCTAATGAGATTAGAGAAAAAGTGGCAGGGGTCCGTAAAAGATTACCTGATCAAATTGACGAACCTGTTGTACAACGTTTCGATATTACGGCGCAATCCATTGTTTATTTTAGTTTAGCCTCTGATACTCGTAGTCGTGGTGAAATACGTAAATTGGCCATTGATGTTGTAAAAGATGAATTACAACGCATGGACGGAGTAGCGCAAGTAGACGTTTTTGGTGCCACGGATCGGGAAATTCATATTTTTATTGACCCTAAAAAAATAGAATCTTATAATATTTCTTTCCAACAAATCCGTGATGCAATTAATGACCAAAACTTAAATACTCCTGGTGGTAAAGTAAACGAAAAAGGTACCGAATTAACGGTACGTACAATGGGCAAATATAAAAGTGTAGATGAGATTAAGAATATAATTGTAGCAAATCAAGACGGCCGTCTTATTACTTTAAAGGACGTTGTTACAATTGAAGATGGCTGGGCCGAAGAACGTGTTTACGCACATACAAATGGTACACCTAGTGTAATTATTTCTGTGCAAAAGCAATCCGGTACAAATACAGTAGATGTGGCAGAACGAGTAAAAAGGGCAATGGAAAACATGCAGACGAATGTCTTACCACAAGATATTAAAGTTTCTATTGTCCGAGATAGCTCCAAGTATATTCGCAGTAGTGTGGAAGATGTTATGGTATCATTGCTCTTTGGTGGCTTATTGGCAGTGGTAATTACATTTCTCTTCTTACAAAATACTCGAGCAACAATGATTGGAGCCATTGCCATCCCAACCTCTATCATAGCGACTTTCTTTGCTATGAAAGTAATGGGCTTTACTCTTAATAATATGTCACTCATGGGGCTTAGTTTAGCAGTAGGGATTTTGATTGATGATGCTATTGTTGTCATTGAAAATATCTTCCGTCATATGGAAGATGGTCTATCACCTATGGAGGCTGCTAGAGTCGGTACTACCGAAATCTCTTTGGCAGTAGTTGCTACTACTTTATCGATTTTAGCCGTGTTTGTTCCTGTAGGTAATATGGGAGAAATCATAGGCCAATTTTTTAAACAGTTTGGTATTACCGTTGCTTTTGCAGTAGCTTTTTCCTTATTTGTAGCTTTTACTTTAACTCCTACCTTAGCCGCTTACTGGCTAAAAAACAATCATGGTGAATCACTACAAAGCCGCTGGAGTTGGCTGCAAAAAATCCTTGATGTTTGGGAGACTGGCTTCCTTTCCTTAAGAGATAACTACAAATTAATTCTTCAATGGGCCCTAAAACGTCCGAAGAAATTAGTTGCATTAGCTGTATTGTCCTTGTTCCTTAACGGACTTTTACTACCGTTTATTGGTGTTGAGTTTCAGCCTACTTACGATTCTGGAGAGTTCAACGTGATGTTAACTGCATCCTCTGGCACATCTATGGAAAAAATGAAGGAGCTTGTAGAGCCAATCGAAAAAGAAGTATTATCTATTCCAGAACTAGAATCTGCGTTTGTTTTGATTGGCACAAACCGGCAATTAAATAAAGTAAACATAGGTATACGACTAATCGACAGTGCTGATAGATCGCGATCTATGTCTCAAATCATGGATCAATTAAGAATCAAATTCCGTACAGTCCAAAATTTAAAGGTTGCAGTACAATCTAACCAAGGTATGGGTAGAGGGGATTCTCGCCCTGTTCAGGTGGGCATCAGGGGACCTGAATTAGAGGTCTTAAACCGTAGTGCTTTTGATTTAGCAGAAGCCATTAAACAAATTTCTGGTACAACAGATGTAGATATCTCAAGTGATCAATCTGAACCAGAAGTGCAAGTTAAATTGGACCCTGTCAGAGCAGCTGAGCTAGGGATTAACAGTACTATTGCCGGAGAGGTCATTCAGATGGCATTCCTCGGAATCACAACTAAGAATCAATATAATGTAGCAGACAGTGATTATGACATTCGTGTGCAGATGCAGCCTAGCAATCGGTTAAGCATGTCTGATGTAGCCAACTTACGAATATCATCTAAAACAGGCGGATTTGTCCGGCTTGCAGACATTGCTAACGTAAAGTTTTCATCCGGCCCTACCCAAATTGACCGCGAATCTCGACAAAGGCAAGTTATCGTTTATGCAAATACAGTAGGGGTATCTACAGGTGAAGTTCTCACAAAGATTAAAGAAATTATTCCATCGATCAATTTGCCTTTAGGCTATACCTATAAATTTGTAGGCCAAGCGCAGATGATGCAGGATTCTTTCAAAGAAATTGGTAAAGCGTTACTTTTGGCTATTGTACTTATCTACATGGTACTAGCTGCAGAGTTTGAAAGCTTTATTCATCCCTTGACGATTATGCTTTCACTACCTTTTTCACTTGTTGGTGCCGTTCTAGGCCTCTTAATCTCAGGTAAAACAATTAATATGATGTCTTTAATTGGTATTATCATGTTAATGGGTCTAGTTACGAAAAATGCAATATTACTAATTGACCATACAATACAGTTACGTAATAACGGCATGTCAATCCAGGATGCTTTGGTCGAAGCTGGAGTTTTAAGATTGCGGCCAATTCTCATGACTACAATGGCCATGATTTTTGGTATGATGCCCGTAGCATTAGGTTTGGGAGCGGGTGCCGAATTACGCTCTTCAATGGGTGTAGTACTTATTGGCGGTCTAATAACATCCACTTTCTTAACTTTAATTATTGTTCCACTAGTGTATTTTTTAATTGATCAAATGCAACAATCCTTTAAGAAAAGCAAAACAGAAAAGAACATTAATTTATAA
- a CDS encoding efflux RND transporter periplasmic adaptor subunit, translating to MNAKKKKVFFITGFVVLVFLGIISYRIYDNVSANKERAIKGSQGRGAAVETGVVTRRDITPTLTFSANLEPLWNADISPKVDGRVDKLYVDEGDIVTAGMIIGVLDTNELAAQVMQAEGNLLSNQASLEQAELDLSRAQALAKQGAVSAQSLDTARTKRDLAIGQVRSAEGNVVLLQARLDNANIIAPRSGIVLKRYIQAGSYAKAGAQIVSIADVSSLLGKATLGESELSEIAVGLQVKIIVNALQDKEYIGTITRISPAATLPARTFTAEITIPNTSGILKPGLFSKIVIPGTVHKNALVVPESALVMREDQKTVYVVTNENKVQQRVLKLGYVGEGWAEVLAGLNDGERIVIAGQNKLKDGSTITAPSGKEGGN from the coding sequence GTGAATGCAAAAAAGAAAAAGGTTTTCTTTATTACAGGTTTCGTAGTACTCGTTTTCTTAGGTATTATCTCATACCGAATCTATGACAATGTTTCCGCCAACAAAGAACGTGCAATCAAAGGTTCCCAAGGACGTGGCGCAGCCGTCGAAACAGGAGTAGTAACAAGACGAGACATTACTCCTACTTTAACATTTTCAGCTAATCTTGAACCCTTATGGAATGCAGATATTTCGCCTAAAGTAGATGGTAGAGTTGATAAACTTTACGTTGATGAAGGGGATATTGTAACTGCAGGTATGATAATTGGTGTGCTTGATACGAATGAGCTAGCAGCACAAGTTATGCAAGCAGAAGGTAATTTACTTTCGAATCAGGCAAGTTTGGAACAAGCCGAATTAGACTTATCTAGAGCACAGGCGCTAGCAAAGCAAGGCGCTGTATCAGCACAATCATTAGATACAGCTCGTACAAAAAGAGATCTGGCGATTGGACAAGTACGTTCAGCAGAAGGTAATGTTGTTTTATTGCAGGCTCGTTTAGACAATGCAAATATTATAGCACCGCGCAGTGGGATTGTTTTAAAACGTTACATACAAGCTGGCTCATATGCAAAAGCTGGAGCACAAATCGTAAGTATCGCTGATGTCTCATCTTTATTGGGTAAGGCTACACTTGGTGAATCTGAACTTAGTGAAATTGCAGTTGGCTTACAAGTTAAAATCATAGTAAATGCTTTACAAGATAAGGAATACATCGGAACAATCACTCGTATCTCTCCGGCAGCAACTTTGCCAGCCCGAACATTTACCGCAGAAATTACAATTCCTAATACTTCTGGGATATTGAAACCTGGTTTATTTAGTAAAATAGTAATTCCTGGTACAGTCCATAAAAATGCATTAGTTGTCCCTGAAAGTGCATTAGTCATGCGTGAAGATCAAAAGACAGTCTATGTGGTAACAAATGAAAATAAAGTCCAACAACGCGTTCTAAAATTAGGATATGTAGGTGAGGGTTGGGCTGAAGTATTAGCAGGCTTAAACGATGGTGAACGCATTGTAATTGCAGGACAAAATAAATTAAAAGATGGTTCCACTATAACTGCTCCTAGCGGCAAAGAGGGTGGAAACTAA
- the aroB gene encoding 3-dehydroquinate synthase, which translates to MAEVNVNLGNRSYKIFIDVANKNIIATLMQNMKVNQKVLIISDHNVGNIYGLELKKQLQQSGFIVELHCISPGEHSKCLDTAMELYTKAIALGLDRNSTILALGGGVVGDLSGFVAATYLRGIPFIQVPTSLLSQVDSSVGGKVAVNHPLGKNLIGAFYQPKTVVIDIDCLHTLPDRELFTGLAEVIKCGVIADKNFFMYLNNNVQQILDKEPGTLTEIIRRSCEIKAWVVEQDEQESSLRAILNFGHTIGHAIEANTGFSIYNHGEAVAIGMYGAALISKYLGMCSEMTVINLKDTISKFKLPLSAPECNITELFALLYRDKKVVDNKINWVLLNEIGQVSICKQVPEDVVIRVLKEITVPNKIY; encoded by the coding sequence GTGGCAGAAGTTAATGTGAATTTAGGAAACAGAAGTTACAAAATCTTTATTGATGTGGCAAACAAGAACATAATTGCTACACTTATGCAAAATATGAAAGTAAATCAAAAAGTTTTAATTATTTCAGACCATAATGTAGGAAATATTTATGGGTTAGAACTAAAAAAGCAATTACAACAATCTGGTTTTATTGTAGAGCTACATTGTATTTCACCAGGTGAGCACTCAAAATGCCTTGATACAGCTATGGAATTGTACACAAAAGCCATAGCTTTAGGGCTTGACCGTAATTCAACTATACTTGCATTGGGTGGTGGAGTAGTTGGTGACTTATCAGGTTTTGTAGCAGCTACTTATCTTAGAGGTATTCCTTTTATTCAAGTACCAACATCACTGCTTTCGCAAGTAGATTCAAGTGTCGGGGGAAAGGTTGCAGTTAATCATCCCCTAGGGAAGAATCTAATTGGTGCTTTTTATCAGCCCAAAACTGTAGTAATCGATATTGATTGCCTGCATACGTTACCCGATAGAGAATTATTCACTGGCCTAGCAGAAGTCATTAAATGCGGTGTCATCGCAGATAAAAACTTCTTTATGTATCTGAATAACAATGTACAACAAATTTTGGACAAAGAGCCAGGTACCTTAACCGAAATTATCCGTAGATCTTGTGAAATAAAGGCCTGGGTGGTAGAACAAGATGAGCAAGAGAGTTCATTGCGAGCGATTTTAAACTTTGGACATACAATTGGCCATGCTATTGAGGCTAATACGGGCTTTTCCATCTATAATCATGGCGAGGCTGTAGCCATTGGTATGTATGGCGCAGCGTTAATTAGCAAGTATCTTGGCATGTGCAGTGAGATGACTGTTATCAATTTGAAAGATACTATTAGTAAATTCAAATTACCATTATCTGCACCTGAATGTAACATAACCGAATTATTTGCACTTTTATATAGAGATAAAAAAGTAGTTGATAATAAGATTAATTGGGTATTGCTGAATGAGATTGGGCAGGTCAGTATCTGTAAACAAGTTCCTGAAGATGTTGTCATTCGTGTCTTAAAAGAAATTACAGTTCCAAATAAAATATACTAG
- a CDS encoding shikimate kinase, with protein MRNIVLIGFMGTGKTTIGRLLANRLGRPFIDSDKKIEYENGMSIREIFNAYGETYFRQQERSMIARLSHYNSTVIAAGGGVVLSAENMIRLKRNGVIIALTASTETILERTGRRNTRPLLDDFEKREQIVNKLLKERMELYQKADCHIDTSNSSPQQVINEIMFFLRQGGYLRGRS; from the coding sequence ATGAGAAATATTGTATTGATAGGTTTTATGGGAACAGGGAAAACAACGATTGGTAGACTCTTGGCCAATCGTCTAGGTCGCCCCTTTATTGATAGCGACAAGAAAATTGAATATGAAAACGGTATGAGCATTCGTGAAATCTTTAATGCTTACGGCGAAACATACTTTCGCCAACAAGAAAGGTCAATGATAGCCAGGTTATCCCACTATAATAGTACTGTTATTGCAGCTGGTGGTGGTGTGGTGCTATCAGCCGAGAATATGATCCGTTTAAAACGAAATGGTGTTATTATCGCCCTAACTGCTTCTACCGAAACGATTCTAGAAAGAACGGGTAGACGCAATACTCGTCCATTACTTGATGATTTTGAAAAACGAGAGCAAATTGTTAATAAGTTACTGAAAGAGCGGATGGAACTATATCAGAAAGCAGATTGTCATATTGATACGAGTAATAGTTCACCACAACAGGTAATTAACGAAATCATGTTTTTTTTACGGCAGGGAGGTTATTTGCGTGGCAGAAGTTAA
- a CDS encoding type 4a pilus biogenesis protein PilO translates to MNSFSWNKTSNKDKVILFIASVAATTWFLYSFLLLPQWSQIEELTAQSNIERQKVKVIEEFLLLHPNVEQFALELDKKFINVDAMLPNNPGISNFLIQIEQLSKGCGVHLGHVKPTQTSNKEGYREYAIEILISGSFAQSMNFLNKLENELRFINVHTISMQAGKNNLESKILAKIYSFGVPAESSKTTDIKNN, encoded by the coding sequence ATGAATTCTTTTTCATGGAATAAAACATCAAATAAAGATAAAGTTATTTTGTTTATTGCAAGTGTAGCAGCTACAACTTGGTTCTTATATTCTTTTTTACTCTTGCCTCAATGGAGTCAAATCGAAGAATTAACAGCACAATCTAATATAGAACGTCAAAAGGTAAAAGTAATTGAGGAGTTTTTATTACTCCATCCAAATGTTGAACAATTTGCATTAGAATTAGATAAAAAGTTTATAAATGTTGATGCAATGTTACCGAATAATCCTGGTATTAGTAATTTTCTTATACAAATAGAACAATTATCGAAGGGATGCGGTGTACATCTTGGTCATGTCAAACCAACACAAACGTCTAACAAAGAAGGCTATAGAGAATATGCTATTGAAATACTGATAAGTGGATCATTTGCACAATCTATGAACTTTTTAAATAAACTTGAAAATGAACTACGTTTTATAAATGTACATACCATTTCTATGCAAGCAGGTAAAAACAATTTAGAAAGTAAAATTTTAGCTAAAATTTATAGTTTTGGAGTACCTGCTGAAAGCAGTAAAACTACAGATATTAAAAATAATTGA
- a CDS encoding PilN domain-containing protein — translation MNTINLLPLAERQPKWPINQFLIISIFLLLLLFSSLYCYNTYKIWSIEKELQATRNQYELLQPTRIQMINLDAKQQLYDKKNNLVVSLTKGRSTWYSIIQHLVTITPQDLWFTDLSNTDKGVVYIKGSAGAYPAVAQLMKNLENDPIFTEPNLNKVESDGTLSIVKFEIMVKFKGMQ, via the coding sequence ATGAATACCATCAATCTCTTACCTCTTGCGGAGCGCCAACCTAAGTGGCCTATAAATCAATTTCTAATTATATCTATTTTCTTATTACTTTTGCTGTTTAGCAGTTTATATTGTTATAATACTTATAAAATCTGGAGTATCGAAAAAGAACTGCAAGCTACTCGTAACCAATATGAATTGTTGCAGCCAACAAGAATCCAGATGATTAATTTGGATGCCAAACAGCAATTATATGATAAAAAAAATAATTTAGTAGTGAGTTTAACAAAAGGACGTAGCACTTGGTATTCCATTATACAACATTTAGTAACTATAACGCCTCAGGATTTATGGTTTACTGATTTAAGCAATACGGATAAAGGTGTCGTCTATATTAAAGGTTCGGCAGGAGCCTATCCCGCTGTAGCCCAATTAATGAAAAATTTAGAGAATGATCCTATTTTTACCGAACCAAATTTGAACAAGGTTGAAAGTGATGGGACTTTATCAATTGTTAAATTTGAAATAATGGTAAAGTTTAAGGGGATGCAATAA